In the genome of Candidatus Margulisiibacteriota bacterium, one region contains:
- the nusG gene encoding transcription termination/antitermination protein NusG, with protein MNDNQEHLTSEPEENAAPAPEEVKPAPAGDKKWYVIQTLTGQEDRAKLAIEQAIESEGLKDKIIQVLVPIEETIEIKGGKRYERIRKMFPGYVFLEMILDEETWYVIRQTTGVARFIGTKTQPTPVSDREMARVLKQLGKEEKLEVFFEKGEAVRIIFGPFRGYTGNVDEINPEKGKLKVLINIFGRDTPVEVNFEHAQKLV; from the coding sequence ATGAATGATAACCAAGAACATTTGACAAGTGAGCCAGAAGAGAACGCGGCCCCAGCACCGGAAGAAGTAAAACCGGCGCCGGCTGGCGATAAAAAGTGGTATGTGATCCAAACCTTGACCGGCCAGGAAGACCGGGCCAAGCTGGCAATTGAACAGGCGATCGAATCCGAAGGTTTAAAAGATAAGATTATTCAGGTCCTGGTCCCGATTGAGGAAACAATAGAGATCAAAGGCGGCAAGCGCTATGAACGCATCCGCAAGATGTTCCCCGGTTACGTTTTCCTCGAGATGATCCTGGACGAAGAAACCTGGTACGTGATCCGGCAGACGACCGGCGTCGCCAGATTTATTGGGACTAAAACGCAGCCAACCCCGGTATCCGACCGGGAAATGGCCCGGGTCTTGAAACAGCTTGGTAAAGAAGAAAAACTGGAAGTCTTTTTTGAGAAGGGTGAGGCGGTCAGGATCATTTTTGGTCCGTTCCGCGGCTACACCGGCAATGTCGATGAGATCAATCCGGAAAAAGGGAAGCTCAAAGTCCTGATCAATATTTTTGGTCGGGACACGCCGGTCGAGGTCAATTTTGAGCACGCCCAAAAATTAGTCTGA
- the rplK gene encoding 50S ribosomal protein L11 — protein sequence MAAKKELLTKVKLQIKAGAANPAPPIGPALGQHGLNIMEFCKQYNAATKDKGDMVIPVEISIFKDRSFTFILKTPPVADLLRKAAGVEKGSGVPNKNKVGAVSKAKVKEIAELKLPDLNANDVEAGMKIVEGTARSMGINVQ from the coding sequence ATGGCAGCTAAAAAAGAACTTTTAACTAAAGTAAAATTGCAGATCAAAGCGGGAGCCGCTAATCCCGCCCCTCCGATCGGTCCCGCGCTCGGCCAGCACGGCCTCAACATCATGGAATTCTGTAAACAATATAATGCCGCGACCAAAGATAAAGGGGATATGGTCATCCCGGTCGAGATCTCGATCTTCAAGGACCGCTCCTTTACCTTTATATTAAAGACCCCGCCTGTGGCCGACCTTTTAAGAAAAGCGGCGGGCGTGGAAAAAGGGTCCGGCGTTCCCAACAAGAACAAAGTAGGCGCCGTCTCCAAAGCCAAGGTCAAGGAAATTGCCGAACTTAAATTGCCCGACCTCAATGCCAACGACGTCGAAGCCGGGATGAAAATTGTTGAAGGGACCGCCCGGAGCATGGGGATAAACGTACAATGA
- the rplA gene encoding 50S ribosomal protein L1 yields MSGKKFNEKNKLVNSDKKYTLQEAVAMLKQTAWAKFDETVDLAIKLGVNTTKNPSIRGAVSLPSGSGKSKKIAVITSPAGVKEAEKAGAAVAGSEDLVEKIKGGFLDFDILIASPDMMVSVGKLGKMLGPKGLMPNPKTGTVTEDVAKAVAEFKGGKVEFKMDKGGAVHMVIGKVSFAPEALIKNFKTSLEAINRQKPSGLKGVYIKSITLSSTMGPGIKLDTRKTLEEVE; encoded by the coding sequence ATGAGCGGAAAAAAATTCAACGAAAAGAACAAACTGGTCAATAGCGACAAAAAATATACCCTCCAGGAAGCGGTTGCCATGTTAAAGCAGACTGCCTGGGCCAAGTTTGACGAAACAGTCGACCTGGCGATCAAGCTTGGGGTCAACACCACCAAGAACCCCTCGATCCGCGGCGCTGTTTCCCTCCCTTCCGGGAGCGGCAAAAGCAAAAAGATCGCGGTCATTACCAGCCCTGCCGGCGTCAAAGAGGCCGAAAAAGCCGGCGCGGCCGTAGCCGGTTCGGAAGACCTGGTAGAAAAGATCAAGGGGGGCTTCCTCGATTTTGATATTCTGATCGCTTCACCAGATATGATGGTCTCGGTCGGCAAGCTTGGAAAAATGCTGGGCCCCAAAGGGCTGATGCCTAACCCCAAGACCGGCACTGTCACAGAGGATGTGGCTAAGGCGGTCGCGGAATTCAAAGGGGGGAAAGTTGAGTTCAAGATGGACAAAGGCGGCGCGGTCCATATGGTTATCGGGAAAGTTTCATTCGCGCCTGAAGCGCTGATCAAGAATTTTAAGACCTCGCTGGAAGCGATCAACCGCCAAAAACCTTCCGGGCTTAAAGGTGTATACATCAAATCTATCACCCTTTCCTCGACGATGGGGCCGGGGATCAAGCTGGACACGCGTAAAACTTTGGAAGAGGTTGAATAA
- the rplJ gene encoding 50S ribosomal protein L10: MSEKAIARKKIVVDDLKDRISRSSLLVITDYVGFTVKDLTGLRKKLRPTGGELKIIKNTLIHRAASECGYDGLEDKLKGSTALLLGYDDPVAPLKVMVEYFKEIEKGAMRAGIVSKSVFDEKQLKEISKLPPRDILLGKVVGGLQAPISGLVNVLQGPIRKLVYALQAIKDKKGGE, translated from the coding sequence ATGAGCGAAAAAGCGATCGCGCGGAAAAAAATTGTTGTCGATGACCTGAAGGACCGGATCTCCAGATCCAGCTTGCTGGTGATCACCGATTATGTTGGCTTTACCGTCAAGGATCTGACCGGTTTGCGCAAGAAACTCCGGCCCACCGGCGGCGAGCTGAAGATCATCAAGAACACCCTGATCCACCGGGCGGCGAGCGAATGCGGCTATGATGGGCTGGAAGACAAGCTCAAAGGTTCTACCGCTTTGCTTCTGGGCTACGACGATCCTGTCGCCCCGCTCAAGGTCATGGTTGAATACTTTAAAGAGATCGAAAAAGGGGCGATGCGCGCCGGGATCGTCAGCAAATCTGTTTTTGACGAAAAGCAGCTCAAAGAAATATCCAAGCTGCCGCCGCGCGATATTCTGCTCGGTAAAGTTGTCGGCGGCCTCCAGGCGCCGATCTCCGGTTTGGTTAACGTCTTGCAAGGTCCGATCAGGAAACTGGTCTACGCCCTGCAAGCGATCAAAGACAAGAAAGGAGGGGAATAA
- the rplL gene encoding 50S ribosomal protein L7/L12 translates to MSKVQELITSVESMTVLELSELVKALEEKFGVTAAAPMMMGGGMMPGAGAAAEAPKDEFDVVLTAAGDKKIQVLKVLRELTGLGLKEAKDLVDGAPKTVKEKIKKEEAEEIKKKLEAEGAKVEIK, encoded by the coding sequence ATGTCAAAAGTACAGGAATTGATCACGTCAGTTGAGTCGATGACCGTTCTCGAACTGTCCGAGCTGGTGAAAGCCCTTGAAGAAAAGTTCGGGGTAACCGCCGCCGCTCCGATGATGATGGGGGGTGGGATGATGCCGGGTGCCGGCGCCGCCGCTGAAGCTCCGAAAGATGAGTTCGACGTCGTGCTTACCGCTGCCGGAGACAAGAAGATCCAGGTGCTCAAGGTTCTCCGCGAGCTGACCGGTCTTGGTCTCAAGGAAGCAAAAGATCTCGTTGACGGCGCGCCCAAGACCGTCAAAGAGAAAATAAAGAAAGAAGAAGCTGAAGAGATTAAAAAGAAACTCGAAGCTGAAGGGGCAAAGGTAGAGATCAAATAA
- the rpoB gene encoding DNA-directed RNA polymerase subunit beta, with protein sequence MTGRRKFFQTRSRKVIEPPDLLELQKDSFKWFLEEGLPEELRLVSPIKGYQGGLELSFTGKCSYGKPKYPTEECLIRETTYSVPMKVEARLLNKETKEIKSQEVFIGDLPMMTDRGTFIINGAERVIVSQLVRSPGVYFRESKRNERTGKVIFYAMVVPDRGAWLEIETDASNSLSVRINRARKIPITMFLSAIGATEEEVLKALPEGEHRRKSLKDCPILPRDEALIEIYKRLRPGDPVTQEGAQVYLNNLFFNARRYDLGKVGRYKLNRRLTVKIEEDKTMLTKIDILAMVENLVSINNGDGMPDDIDHLGNRRIRAVGELLQRQIRVGFARVEKLVKEQMMIKGAEPLTPGQLVNVRPLQAVIKEFFGSSQLSQFMDQTNPLAELTHKRRLSALGPGGLSRERAGFEVRDIHPSHYGRICPIETPEGPNAGLIGSLSTYARVNKYGFIESPYRKVEKGRITNKVEYQTADVSDFFRIASFDVKLDDDGKITDKNCTVSYKRKFILATPDEIDYMAVAPEQIIGVTTAMIPFVEHDDANRALMGANMQRQSVPLLSPEAPIVGTGWEARVAKDSRSLVTAKNPGKVIRVDANEVVIQRDNKTKDTYKLTSFGRSNQDTLVHQRPRVKLGQSVKVGEPVADSSATKDGELALGKNCLVALMPFEGFNYEDAIILSERLVKKDVFTTVHIQRLEVEVRATKLGMEEITREIPNVGEEAIANLDDRGVIVAGSEVEPGDVLVGKVTPKGETELPAEEKLLRAIFGDKARDMRDTSLRVPPGETGKVIAVRSFSRENGDELPPGVHELVRVYIAQLRKISVGDKIAGRHGNKGVVAKVLPEEDMPYLPDGTPVDVILNPLGVPSRMNIGQIFELMLGQAGWSLGRKYEMPPFDEAFEENASLNTIENELQEASTRKDFPWVNKSGKVDLIDARTGRPFGRKVAVGKMYLMKLIHLVDDKMHARSTGPYSLITQQPLGGKAQFGGQRFGEMEVWALYAYGAAHTLQEILTIKSDDVVGRSRAYEAILKGKSMSKPGMPESFKVLLKELRGLALDMKTVTREGKEINIDEDTRSARERTPQIFGRSRSSGGEKLAD encoded by the coding sequence ATGACTGGTAGAAGGAAATTTTTTCAAACACGAAGCAGAAAGGTCATTGAGCCGCCGGATCTTTTGGAACTGCAGAAGGATTCTTTCAAGTGGTTCCTGGAAGAAGGGCTGCCGGAAGAATTAAGGCTGGTCTCTCCCATCAAAGGTTATCAGGGGGGATTGGAGCTTTCGTTCACCGGTAAGTGCAGCTACGGCAAGCCAAAATACCCGACTGAAGAGTGTTTGATCCGGGAAACGACTTATTCCGTGCCAATGAAGGTTGAAGCTCGTTTGCTCAACAAGGAGACAAAGGAGATCAAGTCGCAGGAAGTGTTCATCGGCGACCTGCCGATGATGACCGATCGCGGCACTTTCATTATTAATGGGGCGGAACGGGTCATTGTTTCCCAGCTGGTCCGTTCTCCCGGCGTTTATTTCCGCGAATCAAAGCGGAACGAGCGGACCGGGAAGGTCATTTTCTACGCGATGGTCGTTCCCGACCGCGGTGCCTGGCTGGAGATCGAAACGGACGCTTCCAATTCGCTCTCGGTTAGGATTAACCGTGCCCGCAAGATCCCGATAACCATGTTCCTGTCAGCGATCGGCGCGACCGAAGAAGAGGTCCTCAAAGCTTTACCGGAAGGGGAGCATCGGCGCAAATCCCTTAAGGATTGCCCGATCCTGCCGCGCGATGAAGCGCTGATCGAGATCTACAAACGGCTCCGCCCGGGAGATCCGGTAACCCAGGAAGGGGCTCAGGTTTATCTGAACAATCTTTTCTTCAACGCCAGACGCTATGACCTGGGGAAGGTCGGCCGCTACAAGCTGAACCGCCGCCTCACCGTCAAGATCGAAGAAGACAAGACCATGCTGACCAAGATCGACATTTTGGCCATGGTCGAAAATCTGGTAAGCATTAACAATGGCGACGGTATGCCTGACGATATCGACCACCTTGGCAACCGCCGCATCCGCGCCGTCGGAGAGCTTTTGCAGCGCCAGATCCGGGTCGGTTTTGCCCGGGTTGAAAAGCTGGTCAAAGAGCAGATGATGATCAAAGGAGCGGAGCCGCTGACCCCGGGACAACTGGTCAATGTCCGGCCGCTGCAAGCGGTGATCAAAGAATTTTTCGGCTCCAGTCAGTTGTCGCAATTCATGGACCAGACCAATCCTTTGGCCGAATTGACCCACAAGCGGCGTTTGTCGGCCCTTGGCCCCGGCGGTTTAAGCCGGGAGCGGGCGGGCTTTGAGGTCCGCGACATCCATCCGTCCCACTATGGCCGCATTTGTCCGATCGAAACACCGGAAGGTCCGAACGCCGGTCTGATCGGCTCCCTCTCGACCTACGCGAGGGTCAACAAATACGGTTTTATCGAATCCCCTTACCGCAAGGTGGAAAAAGGGCGGATCACCAATAAAGTAGAATACCAAACCGCTGACGTCAGCGACTTTTTCAGGATCGCTTCGTTCGACGTCAAGCTGGACGACGACGGCAAGATCACCGACAAGAATTGCACCGTCAGCTATAAACGCAAATTTATTCTGGCGACCCCGGACGAGATCGACTACATGGCGGTCGCCCCGGAGCAGATCATCGGCGTGACCACCGCCATGATCCCCTTTGTTGAACACGACGACGCCAACCGCGCTTTGATGGGGGCCAACATGCAGCGCCAATCGGTGCCGCTCCTTTCCCCGGAAGCCCCAATCGTTGGGACCGGCTGGGAAGCTCGGGTCGCCAAAGATTCCCGTTCGCTGGTTACCGCCAAGAACCCGGGCAAAGTTATCAGGGTTGATGCCAATGAAGTGGTTATCCAGCGCGACAACAAAACCAAAGATACTTACAAGCTGACCAGCTTTGGCCGGAGCAACCAGGATACCCTGGTCCACCAGCGGCCGCGCGTCAAACTTGGCCAGTCGGTCAAAGTTGGCGAACCGGTCGCCGACAGCTCCGCGACCAAAGACGGCGAACTGGCGCTGGGCAAAAATTGCCTGGTCGCCCTGATGCCGTTCGAAGGTTTCAACTATGAAGACGCGATCATTCTCTCCGAACGCCTGGTCAAAAAAGATGTTTTCACTACCGTCCATATCCAGCGGCTGGAAGTCGAGGTCCGTGCCACCAAGCTGGGAATGGAAGAGATCACCCGCGAGATCCCCAATGTCGGCGAAGAAGCGATCGCCAATCTCGACGACCGCGGAGTGATCGTCGCCGGCTCCGAAGTTGAACCGGGCGATGTCCTGGTTGGCAAGGTTACTCCAAAGGGAGAAACCGAACTGCCGGCCGAAGAAAAGCTCCTTCGCGCCATTTTTGGCGATAAGGCCCGCGATATGCGCGACACCTCGCTCCGCGTTCCGCCCGGAGAGACCGGAAAAGTTATCGCGGTCCGCTCTTTTTCCCGCGAGAACGGGGATGAGCTGCCGCCGGGAGTGCATGAACTGGTCAGGGTTTATATCGCTCAATTGCGCAAGATCAGTGTCGGTGACAAGATCGCCGGACGGCACGGGAACAAAGGGGTTGTCGCCAAGGTCCTGCCGGAAGAAGATATGCCTTACCTGCCGGATGGTACCCCGGTTGATGTTATTTTAAACCCGTTGGGCGTTCCTTCCCGTATGAATATCGGCCAGATCTTTGAATTGATGCTTGGCCAGGCCGGCTGGTCGCTTGGCCGGAAATACGAAATGCCCCCGTTTGACGAAGCGTTTGAAGAGAACGCTTCGCTCAACACGATCGAGAACGAACTGCAGGAAGCTTCGACCCGCAAAGATTTTCCGTGGGTCAACAAGAGCGGAAAAGTCGATCTGATCGACGCCCGCACCGGCCGGCCGTTTGGCCGCAAGGTCGCGGTCGGCAAGATGTACCTGATGAAGCTGATCCACTTAGTTGACGACAAGATGCACGCCCGCTCGACCGGCCCTTATTCGCTTATCACCCAGCAGCCGCTGGGGGGTAAAGCCCAGTTCGGCGGACAGCGCTTCGGAGAAATGGAGGTCTGGGCCCTTTACGCCTACGGCGCCGCCCACACGTTGCAGGAGATCCTGACGATCAAATCCGACGACGTGGTTGGCCGCTCCCGCGCCTATGAAGCGATCCTCAAAGGTAAATCAATGAGCAAACCAGGCATGCCGGAGTCGTTCAAAGTCCTGCTCAAGGAATTGCGCGGATTGGCTCTCGACATGAAGACCGTCACCCGTGAAGGCAAAGAGATAAACATTGACGAAGATACCAGATCAGCGCGCGAGCGAACGCCGCAGATCTTTGGCCGATCACGGTCATCAGGAGGAGAGAAACTTGCCGATTAG
- the rpoC gene encoding DNA-directed RNA polymerase subunit beta' has protein sequence MPIRKPEDKEFDFIKIGLASPEQILSWSHGEVEKPETINYRTFKPERRGLFCEKIFGPAKDWECHCGKYRRVRYRGIVCERCGVEVTTSRVRRERMGHIKLVEPVAHIWFLRGIPSYISLLLDISTRALEEVIYYDAFIITEVEDDVKGLRVGTVLREADYQEATEKYGDSLKAETGARAIKELLSRIDMGVLVAKLRRELKGAVGQKRMKIIKRLRIAEAFLKSNNRPDWMIMTNVPVIPPDLRPMVQLEGGRFATSDLNDLYRRVLNRNNRLKKMINMGAPEMIIRNEKRMLQEAVDVLIDNGRRKRAVTGSTGRPLKSLTDGIEGKQGRFRQNLLGKRTDYSGRSVIVVGPSLKLHQCGLPKEMALELFKPFVIRKLVERGISQNVKSAKRLIERQDVIVWDLLEEIIKGHPVMLNRAPTLHRLSVQAFEPILVEGKAIQIHPLVCPAFNADFDGDQMAVHVPLLPEAQVECRILMLSSNNVMSAASGRPVITPTQDMVLGTYYLTVDNDKETLGKDIVFSGDREAMVANDLDQVHLHAPIKVRRHGEIVETTVGRVKFNYTLNRVLRNRGITAEYPYLNKVLTKKELEKLITDCYSRFGSAVTAEIADEIKRLGFKYATLAGVSISTEDLNVPRRKKEIIEKANSQVESLENMFRNGQLTDKEKFIRSLDIWSKVTEEVTELMLADLDKLNSVYMMAFSGARGNVQQVRQLAGIRGLMADPFGNIINIPIKSNFKEGLSITEYFISSYGARKGLVDTALRTADSGYLTRRLVDVAQDVIVTEPDCGTKDGIELIAIREGYEIVVPISQRLVHRTPTKNVVDPLSSKVLAKAGEMMDDETAARIEAAGVEKVEVRSALTCHTKKGLCQKCYGLDLSTMNLINVGEAVGIIAAQSIGEPGTQLTMRTFHIGGVALHKTTKTAIKIKHTGTIHFGEGFELRTILDEFGTKRKMVTRSASAFVKVKDKKEEYLLPVGSILLVADGDKVEANQTVAEFDPSYEYVIASTQGKAKYINLEVSSKRGERTNKKDGEIFTYNPKVSKEYAIPKDAQLFVNVGDKVKIGDEIATGVVCKMNGVVLEAKKDYAIVAPGELYLIIAGSNVYIEDGDAVESHDVIAKVEAIRRDPSKTRDIIQGLPRVEELFEGRRPKDPAILSEIEGIVEISEKEGARSVRVRDKEEAREYFVPYETRLRVATGDKVHVGMQLTEGTVNPHDVLSILGSRAAQSFMVAEIQKIYRSQGVTISDKHIEVIVRQMTKKVRVVQSGDTTLLPGELIDNKTLGTINDGSKGEKAEANEVLLGITKASLSTESFISAASFQETARVLTEAAVQGKTDEMYGLKENVIIGKLIPAGTGFEDYRYIELVPTAGTVSELEEEVKQEEE, from the coding sequence TTGCCGATTAGAAAACCGGAAGATAAAGAATTTGATTTCATTAAGATCGGTCTGGCTTCGCCGGAACAGATCCTCTCCTGGTCGCACGGGGAAGTAGAAAAGCCGGAAACTATCAACTACCGGACCTTTAAGCCTGAACGCCGCGGCCTGTTCTGCGAAAAGATCTTCGGGCCGGCCAAAGATTGGGAATGCCACTGCGGCAAGTACCGCCGGGTCCGCTATCGCGGGATCGTTTGCGAACGCTGCGGAGTGGAAGTCACGACCTCGCGCGTCAGACGCGAGCGGATGGGGCATATCAAGCTGGTGGAACCGGTCGCCCACATCTGGTTTTTGCGCGGGATCCCGAGCTACATCAGCCTCCTGCTTGACATCTCGACCCGGGCTCTGGAAGAAGTTATTTATTATGACGCGTTCATCATTACCGAAGTTGAAGACGACGTTAAAGGACTTAGGGTCGGCACCGTTCTTCGGGAGGCCGACTACCAGGAAGCGACCGAAAAATACGGCGACAGCCTGAAGGCCGAGACCGGCGCCCGGGCGATCAAAGAGCTTTTAAGCCGGATCGACATGGGGGTCCTGGTCGCCAAACTGCGCCGCGAGCTCAAGGGGGCGGTCGGCCAGAAGCGGATGAAGATCATCAAACGGCTCCGCATTGCCGAAGCTTTCCTGAAATCGAACAATCGCCCCGACTGGATGATCATGACCAACGTCCCAGTCATCCCGCCCGACCTGCGCCCCATGGTCCAGCTCGAGGGGGGCCGTTTTGCCACCTCAGACCTGAACGATCTTTACCGCCGGGTCCTTAACCGGAACAACCGCTTAAAGAAGATGATCAACATGGGGGCCCCGGAGATGATCATCCGGAACGAAAAGCGGATGCTCCAGGAAGCGGTTGACGTCCTGATCGATAACGGCCGCCGCAAACGGGCGGTCACCGGCTCTACCGGCCGGCCTCTTAAATCCCTGACTGACGGGATCGAAGGGAAACAAGGGCGCTTCCGGCAGAACCTGCTCGGCAAACGGACCGACTACTCCGGCCGATCGGTAATTGTCGTCGGCCCAAGCCTGAAGCTGCATCAGTGCGGTCTTCCCAAAGAGATGGCGCTGGAGCTGTTCAAGCCTTTTGTGATCCGCAAGCTGGTTGAGCGGGGGATCTCCCAGAACGTTAAATCGGCCAAGCGCCTGATCGAACGCCAGGACGTTATTGTCTGGGACCTGCTCGAAGAGATCATCAAAGGGCATCCGGTCATGCTGAACCGCGCCCCAACTCTCCATCGTTTAAGCGTCCAGGCTTTTGAACCGATCCTGGTCGAGGGGAAAGCGATCCAGATCCATCCGCTCGTTTGCCCGGCTTTCAACGCCGACTTCGACGGCGATCAGATGGCGGTCCACGTGCCGCTCCTTCCCGAAGCCCAGGTCGAGTGCCGCATTTTGATGCTTTCATCCAACAATGTCATGTCGGCCGCTTCGGGCCGGCCGGTGATCACCCCGACCCAGGACATGGTTCTCGGGACATATTACCTGACCGTTGATAACGACAAAGAAACCCTTGGCAAAGATATTGTTTTTTCCGGTGATCGCGAAGCGATGGTCGCCAACGACCTGGACCAGGTCCATCTGCACGCCCCGATCAAGGTCCGGCGGCATGGCGAGATCGTCGAAACGACCGTCGGCCGGGTCAAGTTCAACTACACGCTGAACCGGGTCTTGCGCAACCGGGGAATTACCGCGGAATATCCTTATCTCAATAAAGTTCTGACCAAAAAAGAACTGGAAAAGCTGATCACCGACTGCTACTCCCGCTTCGGCTCCGCCGTTACCGCGGAGATCGCCGACGAGATCAAGCGGCTCGGTTTCAAGTACGCGACCCTGGCCGGCGTTTCCATTTCGACCGAGGATCTCAATGTTCCCAGGCGGAAGAAAGAGATCATTGAAAAAGCCAACTCGCAGGTGGAAAGCCTGGAGAACATGTTCCGCAACGGCCAGCTGACCGACAAGGAAAAATTCATCCGCTCGCTCGATATCTGGAGCAAAGTGACCGAAGAAGTGACCGAACTGATGCTGGCCGACCTGGACAAGCTCAACTCGGTCTACATGATGGCTTTCTCCGGCGCCCGCGGCAATGTCCAGCAGGTCCGCCAATTGGCCGGTATCCGCGGCTTGATGGCCGATCCGTTCGGCAACATTATTAACATTCCGATCAAATCTAACTTTAAAGAAGGGTTGAGCATTACCGAATACTTTATTTCATCGTACGGCGCGCGCAAAGGGCTGGTTGATACCGCTCTGCGCACAGCCGATTCCGGTTACCTGACCAGGCGTCTGGTCGACGTCGCTCAGGACGTTATCGTGACCGAGCCGGATTGCGGGACCAAGGACGGCATCGAGCTGATCGCGATCCGCGAAGGCTACGAGATCGTTGTTCCCATCTCTCAGCGTCTTGTTCATCGGACCCCGACCAAAAATGTCGTCGACCCGCTCTCCAGCAAGGTTTTGGCCAAAGCGGGAGAGATGATGGACGATGAGACCGCGGCCAGGATCGAAGCGGCCGGGGTAGAAAAAGTCGAAGTTCGCTCGGCGCTAACCTGCCATACCAAGAAAGGGCTCTGCCAGAAATGCTACGGGCTCGATCTTTCGACCATGAACCTGATCAACGTCGGCGAAGCGGTCGGGATCATTGCCGCTCAGTCGATCGGCGAACCGGGTACCCAGCTGACCATGAGAACCTTCCACATCGGCGGCGTCGCTCTCCATAAGACGACCAAGACCGCCATCAAGATCAAGCATACAGGAACGATCCATTTTGGCGAAGGGTTTGAGCTCCGGACCATTTTAGACGAGTTCGGGACCAAGCGGAAAATGGTGACCCGCAGCGCTTCCGCCTTCGTCAAGGTCAAGGATAAAAAAGAGGAATATCTCCTGCCGGTCGGTTCCATTTTGCTGGTCGCCGATGGGGATAAAGTCGAGGCGAACCAGACGGTCGCCGAATTTGACCCGTCTTATGAATATGTTATCGCCAGTACCCAGGGGAAGGCCAAGTACATCAACCTGGAAGTCTCCAGCAAACGCGGCGAAAGGACCAACAAGAAAGACGGCGAGATCTTTACTTATAATCCAAAGGTCAGCAAGGAATATGCCATTCCCAAAGATGCCCAACTGTTCGTCAATGTCGGCGACAAGGTCAAGATCGGCGACGAGATCGCGACCGGAGTGGTCTGCAAGATGAACGGGGTGGTTTTGGAAGCCAAAAAAGACTATGCCATTGTTGCTCCCGGCGAGCTTTACCTGATCATTGCCGGGTCGAATGTCTACATTGAAGACGGGGACGCCGTTGAAAGCCACGACGTTATTGCCAAGGTCGAAGCGATCCGCCGCGACCCGAGCAAAACGCGCGATATTATTCAGGGCCTTCCCCGGGTTGAAGAATTATTTGAAGGCCGCCGGCCCAAAGACCCGGCGATCCTTTCCGAGATCGAAGGGATCGTTGAGATCTCTGAAAAAGAAGGGGCCAGATCGGTCAGGGTCCGCGACAAAGAAGAAGCCCGCGAATATTTTGTCCCTTACGAGACCCGCTTGCGCGTGGCGACCGGCGACAAGGTCCATGTCGGGATGCAGCTGACCGAAGGGACGGTCAACCCGCACGATGTCTTGAGCATCCTTGGTTCCCGCGCCGCCCAGAGCTTTATGGTCGCGGAGATCCAGAAGATCTATCGCTCCCAGGGAGTGACGATCTCTGACAAGCATATCGAGGTTATCGTCCGCCAGATGACCAAGAAGGTCCGTGTTGTCCAGTCCGGGGATACCACCCTTCTTCCCGGCGAGCTGATCGACAACAAGACCCTGGGGACCATCAACGATGGGTCCAAGGGTGAAAAGGCCGAGGCCAACGAGGTCTTGCTCGGCATTACCAAAGCGTCGCTTTCGACCGAAAGCTTTATTTCTGCCGCTTCATTCCAGGAGACCGCCAGGGTCTTGACCGAAGCGGCGGTCCAGGGAAAAACCGACGAGATGTACGGTCTCAAGGAGAACGTGATCATCGGCAAGTTGATCCCGGCGGGGACCGGTTTCGAAGATTACCGATATATCGAATTAGTTCCGACGGCCGGGACCGTTTCCGAGCTCGAGGAAGAAGTTAAGCAGGAGGAGGAATAA
- the rpsL gene encoding 30S ribosomal protein S12: MPTINQLIRKGRGSKKTRSKAPALKCCPLKRGVCTRVYTTTPKKPNSALRKVARVKLAGGIEVSAYIPGIGHNLQEHSVVLVRGGRVKDLPGVRYHIVRGAYDTAGVEKRNQSRSKYGAKRPKGGSASA, encoded by the coding sequence ATGCCGACAATCAATCAATTGATCAGAAAAGGGAGGGGCTCTAAGAAAACCAGGAGCAAGGCTCCGGCGCTCAAGTGTTGCCCTTTAAAACGCGGTGTTTGCACCAGGGTCTATACCACTACCCCCAAAAAGCCCAACTCGGCGCTGCGCAAAGTCGCGCGCGTCAAGCTGGCCGGCGGAATAGAGGTCAGCGCTTACATTCCGGGCATTGGCCACAATCTTCAGGAACACTCGGTCGTTTTGGTCCGCGGCGGCCGTGTTAAAGACCTGCCCGGTGTCAGATATCACATTGTGCGCGGCGCGTATGATACCGCCGGCGTGGAGAAACGGAATCAGAGCCGTTCCAAGTATGGAGCGAAACGGCCGAAGGGGGGTAGCGCCAGTGCCTAG